A stretch of the Rosa rugosa chromosome 5, drRosRugo1.1, whole genome shotgun sequence genome encodes the following:
- the LOC133708346 gene encoding probable metal-nicotianamine transporter YSL6 isoform X1 yields MEQIMMISVRFVAIQSVVVLWFVERDSSAWALNPKLREFLAQRSRLVFQVGLFSLVPLRKVMVMDYKLTYPSGTATTMLINSFHTRSGAEIAGKQVQCLGKYLSMSLIWSCFKWFFSGIGDSCGFDNFPSLGLTLFKNTFYFDSSPTYVGCGLICPHIVNCSVLLGAIISWGFLWPLISQHAGHWYPADLGSNDFKGLYGYKVFIAIALILGDGPYNLIKIIAITIKEICNKSSKQNNLPLVKEKLADGESSEVTLEQKKRDEVFLKDRIPRGVH; encoded by the exons ATGGAGCAAATAATGATGATATCGGTGAGGTTTGTGGCTATTCAATCTGTAGTGGTGTTGTGGTTTGTGGAAAGAGACTCAAGTGCTTGGGCCTTAAACCCTAAGTTAAG GGAGTTTTTGGCTCAGCGTTCCAGGTTGGTGTTCCAGGTTGGACTTTTTAGTCTTGTTCCGCTTCGCAAG GTAATGGTTATGGATTACAAACTTACATACCCCAGTGGGACTGCCACAACAATGTTGATCAATAGCTTTCACACTAGAAGTGGTGCAGAGATTGCTGG GAAGCAAGTGCAATGTCTTGGAAAGTATCTAAGCATGAGTTTAATTTGGAGCTGCTTTAAGTGGTTCTTCAGTGGTATTGGAGATTCATGTGGGTTTGACAACTTTCCTAGCCTTGGATTGACACTTTTTAAGAACAC GTTTTATTTCGACTCCAGTCCTACTTATGTCGGATGTGGTCTTATTTGCCCTCACATAGTCAACTGCTCAGTACTTCTTGGGGCTATCATATCATGGGGTTTCCTTTGGCCTCTCATATCCCAACATGCTGGGCACTGGTATCCAGCTGACCTTGGTAGCAATGATTTCAAAGGTCTTTATGGATATAAG GTCTTCATAGCTATTGCCCTTATTTTGGGGGATGGTCCATACAATTTGATCAAGATTATAGCCATTACTATCAAGGAAATATGCAATAAAAGTAGTAAACAGAACAATCttcctttggttaaagaaaagtTGG CAGATGGTGAGAGTTCTGAAGTAACCCTGGAACAAAAAAAGAGGGATGAGGTATTTCTCAAGGATAGAATACCTCGAGGTGTGCATTGA
- the LOC133708346 gene encoding probable metal-nicotianamine transporter YSL6 isoform X4, with translation MEQIMMISVREFLAQRSRLVFQVGLFSLVPLRKVMVMDYKLTYPSGTATTMLINSFHTRSGAEIAGKQVQCLGKYLSMSLIWSCFKWFFSGIGDSCGFDNFPSLGLTLFKNTFYFDSSPTYVGCGLICPHIVNCSVLLGAIISWGFLWPLISQHAGHWYPADLGSNDFKGLYGYKVFIAIALILGDGPYNLIKIIAITIKEICNKSSKQNNLPLVKEKLADGESSEVTLEQKKRDEVFLKDRIPRGVH, from the exons ATGGAGCAAATAATGATGATATCGGTGAG GGAGTTTTTGGCTCAGCGTTCCAGGTTGGTGTTCCAGGTTGGACTTTTTAGTCTTGTTCCGCTTCGCAAG GTAATGGTTATGGATTACAAACTTACATACCCCAGTGGGACTGCCACAACAATGTTGATCAATAGCTTTCACACTAGAAGTGGTGCAGAGATTGCTGG GAAGCAAGTGCAATGTCTTGGAAAGTATCTAAGCATGAGTTTAATTTGGAGCTGCTTTAAGTGGTTCTTCAGTGGTATTGGAGATTCATGTGGGTTTGACAACTTTCCTAGCCTTGGATTGACACTTTTTAAGAACAC GTTTTATTTCGACTCCAGTCCTACTTATGTCGGATGTGGTCTTATTTGCCCTCACATAGTCAACTGCTCAGTACTTCTTGGGGCTATCATATCATGGGGTTTCCTTTGGCCTCTCATATCCCAACATGCTGGGCACTGGTATCCAGCTGACCTTGGTAGCAATGATTTCAAAGGTCTTTATGGATATAAG GTCTTCATAGCTATTGCCCTTATTTTGGGGGATGGTCCATACAATTTGATCAAGATTATAGCCATTACTATCAAGGAAATATGCAATAAAAGTAGTAAACAGAACAATCttcctttggttaaagaaaagtTGG CAGATGGTGAGAGTTCTGAAGTAACCCTGGAACAAAAAAAGAGGGATGAGGTATTTCTCAAGGATAGAATACCTCGAGGTGTGCATTGA
- the LOC133708346 gene encoding probable metal-nicotianamine transporter YSL6 isoform X2 codes for MEQIMMISVRFVAIQSVVVLWFVERDSSAWALNPKLREFLAQRSRLVFQVGLFSLVPLRKVMVMDYKLTYPSGTATTMLINSFHTRSGAEIAGKQVQCLGKYLSMSLIWSCFKWFFSGIGDSCGFDNFPSLGLTLFKNTFYFDSSPTYVGCGLICPHIVNCSVLLGAIISWGFLWPLISQHAGHWYPADLGSNDFKGLYGYKVFIAIALILGDGPYNLIKIIAITIKEICNKSSKQNNLPLVKEKLDGESSEVTLEQKKRDEVFLKDRIPRGVH; via the exons ATGGAGCAAATAATGATGATATCGGTGAGGTTTGTGGCTATTCAATCTGTAGTGGTGTTGTGGTTTGTGGAAAGAGACTCAAGTGCTTGGGCCTTAAACCCTAAGTTAAG GGAGTTTTTGGCTCAGCGTTCCAGGTTGGTGTTCCAGGTTGGACTTTTTAGTCTTGTTCCGCTTCGCAAG GTAATGGTTATGGATTACAAACTTACATACCCCAGTGGGACTGCCACAACAATGTTGATCAATAGCTTTCACACTAGAAGTGGTGCAGAGATTGCTGG GAAGCAAGTGCAATGTCTTGGAAAGTATCTAAGCATGAGTTTAATTTGGAGCTGCTTTAAGTGGTTCTTCAGTGGTATTGGAGATTCATGTGGGTTTGACAACTTTCCTAGCCTTGGATTGACACTTTTTAAGAACAC GTTTTATTTCGACTCCAGTCCTACTTATGTCGGATGTGGTCTTATTTGCCCTCACATAGTCAACTGCTCAGTACTTCTTGGGGCTATCATATCATGGGGTTTCCTTTGGCCTCTCATATCCCAACATGCTGGGCACTGGTATCCAGCTGACCTTGGTAGCAATGATTTCAAAGGTCTTTATGGATATAAG GTCTTCATAGCTATTGCCCTTATTTTGGGGGATGGTCCATACAATTTGATCAAGATTATAGCCATTACTATCAAGGAAATATGCAATAAAAGTAGTAAACAGAACAATCttcctttggttaaagaaaagtTGG ATGGTGAGAGTTCTGAAGTAACCCTGGAACAAAAAAAGAGGGATGAGGTATTTCTCAAGGATAGAATACCTCGAGGTGTGCATTGA
- the LOC133708346 gene encoding probable metal-nicotianamine transporter YSL6 isoform X3, with protein sequence MEQIMMISVRFVAIQSVVVLWFVERDSSAWALNPKLREFLAQRSRLVFQVGLFSLVPLRKVMVMDYKLTYPSGTATTMLINSFHTRSGAEIAGKQVQCLGKYLSMSLIWSCFKWFFSGIGDSSSMCRFYFDSSPTYVGCGLICPHIVNCSVLLGAIISWGFLWPLISQHAGHWYPADLGSNDFKGLYGYKVFIAIALILGDGPYNLIKIIAITIKEICNKSSKQNNLPLVKEKLADGESSEVTLEQKKRDEVFLKDRIPRGVH encoded by the exons ATGGAGCAAATAATGATGATATCGGTGAGGTTTGTGGCTATTCAATCTGTAGTGGTGTTGTGGTTTGTGGAAAGAGACTCAAGTGCTTGGGCCTTAAACCCTAAGTTAAG GGAGTTTTTGGCTCAGCGTTCCAGGTTGGTGTTCCAGGTTGGACTTTTTAGTCTTGTTCCGCTTCGCAAG GTAATGGTTATGGATTACAAACTTACATACCCCAGTGGGACTGCCACAACAATGTTGATCAATAGCTTTCACACTAGAAGTGGTGCAGAGATTGCTGG GAAGCAAGTGCAATGTCTTGGAAAGTATCTAAGCATGAGTTTAATTTGGAGCTGCTTTAAGTGGTTCTTCAGTGGTATTGGAGATTCAT CTTCTATGTGCAGGTTTTATTTCGACTCCAGTCCTACTTATGTCGGATGTGGTCTTATTTGCCCTCACATAGTCAACTGCTCAGTACTTCTTGGGGCTATCATATCATGGGGTTTCCTTTGGCCTCTCATATCCCAACATGCTGGGCACTGGTATCCAGCTGACCTTGGTAGCAATGATTTCAAAGGTCTTTATGGATATAAG GTCTTCATAGCTATTGCCCTTATTTTGGGGGATGGTCCATACAATTTGATCAAGATTATAGCCATTACTATCAAGGAAATATGCAATAAAAGTAGTAAACAGAACAATCttcctttggttaaagaaaagtTGG CAGATGGTGAGAGTTCTGAAGTAACCCTGGAACAAAAAAAGAGGGATGAGGTATTTCTCAAGGATAGAATACCTCGAGGTGTGCATTGA